TACTAAATAATTTAAATCTAGTTCATCTAATACAGATACAAAATTTGTGCCGCTTTCGCCATATAAGCTATCAGCCAGTACCAAGTTGAATTTAAAACCCATCGACTGTAACTTTCGTATTAGCATTGCCCCGATTTGAGGCTTGGTCAGATATTTATCTCCTGGCTTTAATTTCTCCCGTGGTTTGTACACTTCAAACAGTAGTGGGAATGTCATTCCACAAAATACACCATAGGCTGTAACTGCCACAACTCCGTTCTCTACTTTCCCCAAATTACCTATGTACTGACGTTTCACATAATCTGTGGTCGTACCTTTCTTTTTATCTCCGGTTTCATCAATAATTAAAATGATTGGTCTACCTTTGAGTATTTGTAGAATTAGCTCTAATCTTAAAGCTCTTAACTGTTCTACTTCCCAATATGGGGTAGTTAAGAAATGGTGTAGCCCTTGATAGTTCTCTAATCCAACAATTTTTGCTATTTCTGGTAGACTCTTTCGTTTTATATCAGAAATACATCCTATATGCAGATACTTAAACGCTTCAAAATTTCTGACATCTGAAAACAGCTTTTTATACCAAAGACAATATTCATCCACAAATTTAACAGTTTGTTTAGGTGGACGAGGCTCTACCATGCTCTGTGTCTTCGTTCTAGGCTTTTTACATTCTTATACTACCGCGATAGTGACACAACAGGGATAGAGTACAGGAGTCTAAATTTTTCCGTTAACTGTTGATTATGTCTGCGTTTACTCAAATTCATCAATAGTAGAAGCCGGTAGAGGTTTTTTCTGTTTGGCAATATGAGCCTCATACCAAGTCATTAAGGGAGTTGCACTAATTCCATGTACAATTACTGACACAACAATAGTCGTATAAGTTATCCAGGCAATTTGTTCAGCAGCTTCTCCCTTGAGACCGTTACCAAAAGCATAGGCAAGATAATAAAGGGAACCAACACCACGAATTCCAAACCAACCAAATAACCAGCGAGTTCCAGGGTGTAAATTGCGGCGATGGGAACTGAATGGATGTTTACTGATTGTGCTGACCCATGCACCTAAAGGTCGTATAAACACGAATAATAAAATAATTACTACTAAAGATTGGAAAGCATAATCAAGCATAGGCTTGAATAGTAAGATTGAGCCTAACAATAGAATTGTGCCAACTTCTAACAGCTTTTCTAGTTGTTCAATAAATTCTAATTGAGCCAATGGTTTTTCTGGATTGCGATAACTTCGTTGCACAACTAAACCCGCTACAAATACTGCCAAAAAACCATAACCATTCACAAATTCTGTTAAAGAATAAGTCAGTAAAATGATACTAATACCAACAAAATCTTCCATTAATTTATCAGCAGAACGGCGCTTTTGGAGATTTTGATCAATCCAGACGATTACTTTAGGCACTAAAATCCCCATCAAGATTCCTGCTGCGATCGCCCAAAATAAATCTATCACTATCCATTCTTTAAACCAGTTGTGCCAATTATCATCTTTTAAAGCATAAATCCCAAAATAAACAAAGGGAAAAGCCAAGGCATCATTTAATCCACCTTCTGATGTTAAACCAAAACGTAACTCATCTCTATCATTAGTATCAGTCAGTTGTACTTCTGAGGCTAACACCGGGTCAGTAGGTGCTAAAATCGCTCCTAATAATATAGCTTCTCCCCAATTCATCCCTAAGAATAACTTGCCCACAACAGCCAAGCCAAAAATTGAAATTGGCATTAATAACCCAATCAGGCGAGATGTAATCCCCCAAACTTGAAAATTTAGTGGACGAATAATTTTTAAGCCACACCCAAAAACCGAAACAATAACTACTAATTCGGAAATTTTTTCTAATAATTCGGCGTTAAATACATCATCCCGACGTAATTGAATTAAACCTAAGCCATAAGGCCCAAGAAAAATCCCAACCAATAGATAGATAAGTGAAAACGATAAAGGTAGACGGGTAATCCAACCAGATCCCAATGTAACTACCAGTAAGAGTAATCCAATTACAAACAAGTCAATAATATAAATATCAAACATGGAAATTAGTATAAAAAATGTATACCAATTTGCCAGTTTAATTGTAATATGTCTAGCAATAAATTACCTATAGGTAGATTTAATGAAGAAACAATCCGGTAATTAATACTTTTGTTCGGTTAGTAAAAATAGCAATACTAGGAGCCTAAGTTATGCAACTCCCCGATAGTCCAAAAATTCCTAAATTTATGCAGCTAGTTCAATGGATTTATCAGCCATTGCAACTAATGGAAAATTCTGCCAAAGCACATGGTGATTGTTTCACGTTATGGCTAACTAACAAGCAGCCAATGGTGTTTTTGAGTCACCCGCAAGCAATTCAACAGTTGTTTACAGACAACCTCAGTAATTTAGATTCTAGAGGTTCTGCCCAAATTTTACAGCCTTTGTTAGGCGAAAATTCTTTAATATTGCTGTCTGGTACATCTCACCAACGCCAACGTAAATTATTAACACCGCCTTTTCATGGCGATCGCATGAAAGCCTACGGCAGTATAATCGCCAACATAACCAAAGAAGTTGTCAATCAATGGAAAATTGGTCAACCTTTTTCTGTCCGCAACTCCATGCAAGAAATCTCTCTAAAGGTGATTTTACAAGCTGTATTTGGTTTGCATGAGGGAGAACGCTACGTTCAATTGCAAAAACTCTTGCGTTCCATACTAGATTTAAGTGGTTCTGCTTTGCGTTCTTCTATATCATTTTTTCCAGGGTTGCAAATAGATTTAGGCCCCTGGAGTCCTTGGGGAAATTTTCTGCGTCAAAGGCAGCAAATTGACCAACTTCTATATGCTGAGATTCAAGAATGCAGAGATAATCCTGATCCATCTCGGAGTGATATTCTTTCATTAATGATGTCAGCGCGCGACGAAAATGGCGAACCAATGACTGATATAGAATTACGTGATGAATTGATGACTCTATTAGTTGCTGGCCATGAAACTACAGCCTCCGCCTTAACATGGGCTTTATATTGGATTCATCGCATACCACAAGTGCGTGAAAAGCTGTTAGCTGAGTTAGATAGTTGTAGTAGCAATGCAGATTTAGACGAAATTACTCGTTTGCCGTATCTCACTGCCGTATGCCAAGAGACATTACGTATTTACCCCATAGCTATGATTACTATCCCAAGAATTGTCAAGTCACCCATAAAAATTATGGATCATCAATTTGAACCGGGAACATTGCTATTAGGATGTATTTATCTAACCCATCGTCGCCCAGATTTATATTCCGAACCACGACAATTCAAACCAGAAAGATTTTTAGAAAACCAATATTCGCTATATGAATATTTACCTTTTGGCGGCAGCAACCGTCGCTGTTTAGGTATGGCATTTGCCCTATTTGAAATGAAACTTGTATTGGCAACACTTTTATCCCACATAGATTTAACATT
This window of the Nostoc sp. HK-01 genome carries:
- a CDS encoding sodium/hydrogen exchanger, whose product is MFDIYIIDLFVIGLLLLVVTLGSGWITRLPLSFSLIYLLVGIFLGPYGLGLIQLRRDDVFNAELLEKISELVVIVSVFGCGLKIIRPLNFQVWGITSRLIGLLMPISIFGLAVVGKLFLGMNWGEAILLGAILAPTDPVLASEVQLTDTNDRDELRFGLTSEGGLNDALAFPFVYFGIYALKDDNWHNWFKEWIVIDLFWAIAAGILMGILVPKVIVWIDQNLQKRRSADKLMEDFVGISIILLTYSLTEFVNGYGFLAVFVAGLVVQRSYRNPEKPLAQLEFIEQLEKLLEVGTILLLGSILLFKPMLDYAFQSLVVIILLFVFIRPLGAWVSTISKHPFSSHRRNLHPGTRWLFGWFGIRGVGSLYYLAYAFGNGLKGEAAEQIAWITYTTIVVSVIVHGISATPLMTWYEAHIAKQKKPLPASTIDEFE
- a CDS encoding cytochrome P450, whose product is MQLPDSPKIPKFMQLVQWIYQPLQLMENSAKAHGDCFTLWLTNKQPMVFLSHPQAIQQLFTDNLSNLDSRGSAQILQPLLGENSLILLSGTSHQRQRKLLTPPFHGDRMKAYGSIIANITKEVVNQWKIGQPFSVRNSMQEISLKVILQAVFGLHEGERYVQLQKLLRSILDLSGSALRSSISFFPGLQIDLGPWSPWGNFLRQRQQIDQLLYAEIQECRDNPDPSRSDILSLMMSARDENGEPMTDIELRDELMTLLVAGHETTASALTWALYWIHRIPQVREKLLAELDSCSSNADLDEITRLPYLTAVCQETLRIYPIAMITIPRIVKSPIKIMDHQFEPGTLLLGCIYLTHRRPDLYSEPRQFKPERFLENQYSLYEYLPFGGSNRRCLGMAFALFEMKLVLATLLSHIDLTLVNNYPVKPIRRGVTLAPSGGKWLIAKGT